A part of Podarcis raffonei isolate rPodRaf1 chromosome 12, rPodRaf1.pri, whole genome shotgun sequence genomic DNA contains:
- the LOC128424374 gene encoding uncharacterized protein LOC128424374 isoform X2, with protein MCFLASNLVLESSFNPLDISHLLQEFIKQFSGKAVEVEVLLEAFYKFTQGPTVEGRNMAVFTFSILSHHHLVKVVEYLLQFPFGGCQRIWKEVLASANPEQLIHLMAEQLYQSPLAESANQVEHLTSLLHTIFRMEEYKAAVRRNFPQLLIALLGMVVNFHYDQEFLG; from the exons ATGTGCTTCCTGGCCAGCAACCTGGTTCTTGAGAGCAGCTTCAACCCCTTGGACATCTCCCACCTGCTGCAAGAGTTCATCAAGCAGTTTAGTGGCAAAGCAGTAGAG GTGGAGGTGCTGCTGGAGGCCTTCTACAAATTCACCCAGGGGCCTACAGTGGAGGGCAGAAACATGGCCGTCTTCACTTTCTCCATCTTGTCACACCACCACCTGGTGAAAGTGGTTGAATACCTCCTCCAGTTTCCCTTCGG AGGCTGCCAGAGAATATGGAAGGAGGTTTTAGCATCGGCCAACCCAGAACAACTGATCCATCTCATGGCCGAGCAGCTTTACCAAAGCCCCTTGGCGGAATCTGCCAACCAAGTG gaACATCTCACCAGCCTGTTGCACACCATCTTCAGGATGGAGGAATACAAGGCAGCTGTGCGCCGGAACTTCCCACAGCTGCTGATCGCTCTCCTGGGGATGGTTGTCAACTTCCACTATGACCAGGAATTCCTCGGTTGA
- the LOC128424374 gene encoding uncharacterized protein LOC128424374 isoform X1, with amino-acid sequence MCFLASNLVLESSFNPLDISHLLQEFIKQFSGKAVEVEVLLEAFYKFTQGPTVEGRNMAVFTFSILSHHHLVKVVEYLLQFPFGGCQRIWKEVLASANPEQLIHLMAEQLYQSPLAESANQVVRTNHLLSGFLLPRVISRGFRILHKSRESDLHLSLFQEHLTSLLHTIFRMEEYKAAVRRNFPQLLIALLGMVVNFHYDQEFLG; translated from the exons ATGTGCTTCCTGGCCAGCAACCTGGTTCTTGAGAGCAGCTTCAACCCCTTGGACATCTCCCACCTGCTGCAAGAGTTCATCAAGCAGTTTAGTGGCAAAGCAGTAGAG GTGGAGGTGCTGCTGGAGGCCTTCTACAAATTCACCCAGGGGCCTACAGTGGAGGGCAGAAACATGGCCGTCTTCACTTTCTCCATCTTGTCACACCACCACCTGGTGAAAGTGGTTGAATACCTCCTCCAGTTTCCCTTCGG AGGCTGCCAGAGAATATGGAAGGAGGTTTTAGCATCGGCCAACCCAGAACAACTGATCCATCTCATGGCCGAGCAGCTTTACCAAAGCCCCTTGGCGGAATCTGCCAACCAAGTGGTAAGGACCAACCACCTGCTTTCTggcttccttcttcccagggtGATATCGAGGGGTTTCCGTATTCTGCACAAAAGCAGGGAAAGTGACTtgcacctctctctcttccaggaACATCTCACCAGCCTGTTGCACACCATCTTCAGGATGGAGGAATACAAGGCAGCTGTGCGCCGGAACTTCCCACAGCTGCTGATCGCTCTCCTGGGGATGGTTGTCAACTTCCACTATGACCAGGAATTCCTCGGTTGA